The Bdellovibrionales bacterium CG10_big_fil_rev_8_21_14_0_10_45_34 genome includes a window with the following:
- a CDS encoding ribonuclease R translates to MSKSKSIKNNKPKVHTKQPQLLEGIIKRHQDGFGFFVPDDREHPDVYIPRHSMGHVMTTDQVKIRAFKQGDGRYNGEIVEILSRSITEVLGQFHSRPDGSGRIYDNESTWGQSLYISADNTKNAKDSELVRVRITTYPSDTERLTGNVIEVLGSAQDPLLDAKRCLFQHGIPNEFSEGAIAESRHLKRDPDLSEVPNRKDLRKTCLITIDGATAKDFDDAIYVEQTAKGFRLIVAIADVSHYVKDGSAIDKDAYKRGTSTYFPRFVAPMLPEVLSNELCSLKPNVPRLAFAADMLFDFRGERTSETFYECVIESKARLTYGIAQEIVDGEFDVGALQTRSPNGASDRVASSDRTGAQTSANELEKNLRDQLNPEVINCVLRANDLAKLLLAKRMASGSLDLDIPETEILLDDSGTPIDMIRSERLFAHRLIEEMMLAANVAVAEYFSKKEVPSLYRIHDEPAADSLEMLNSFLDTFGAKKKVAGGSLQKKLTQALQQFEATPQHEILSILTLRSMKQAQYSSDNRGHFGLGFSDYLHFTSPIRRYPDLIVHRLLKQALKDSDQNWDKVSEYLESAGPLLSASEQRSVKAERLFKSIKKARYMSMHLGEEYEGFISSVTKFGVFVLLRSVDIDGLVRAEDLGSESFEFDEQTLSLVGKRSRKTYSLGDPLKIIVSKADVDTGQVDFVLADSSFGGGARQSVSHKDKRDTANHAKKHRSTKSDRDKKARSSGNRNQGDRNQSDRSQSDRDGDQNDRSQSARNQGKRYREKLKDSKPNDKPLTEAERRAEILRKLDQPKKAKSGNIHRGKTTRSDDKGSRKTPKNRRRVR, encoded by the coding sequence TTGAGTAAGTCAAAATCTATCAAAAACAACAAACCAAAAGTTCACACAAAACAGCCTCAACTACTTGAAGGAATAATTAAACGCCATCAAGATGGCTTTGGCTTTTTTGTTCCTGATGACCGAGAGCATCCAGACGTTTACATTCCACGCCACTCCATGGGCCATGTAATGACGACAGACCAAGTAAAGATTCGAGCCTTTAAGCAGGGCGACGGGCGCTATAACGGTGAAATCGTCGAGATCTTGAGCAGAAGCATTACCGAGGTGCTTGGGCAGTTTCACTCTCGCCCCGACGGCTCTGGAAGAATTTACGATAATGAGTCTACCTGGGGGCAGAGTCTTTACATCTCAGCTGACAATACGAAAAATGCCAAAGACAGCGAACTAGTTCGAGTGCGAATTACGACGTACCCGAGCGACACGGAACGGTTAACTGGAAATGTTATTGAGGTGCTAGGATCAGCTCAAGACCCTTTACTTGATGCAAAACGGTGTTTGTTTCAGCATGGCATCCCCAATGAGTTTTCAGAAGGTGCTATCGCAGAATCTCGACATCTCAAACGCGACCCAGATCTCAGTGAAGTGCCAAATCGAAAAGATCTTCGAAAGACTTGTCTTATTACGATAGACGGCGCGACAGCAAAAGATTTTGACGACGCCATTTATGTTGAGCAAACAGCAAAGGGCTTCCGGCTCATTGTTGCTATTGCCGACGTCTCTCACTATGTAAAAGACGGTTCTGCAATAGACAAAGACGCCTACAAAAGAGGTACCTCCACTTACTTCCCTAGATTTGTTGCCCCCATGTTACCTGAAGTGTTGAGCAACGAACTCTGCTCTTTAAAACCAAACGTACCTCGCCTGGCGTTTGCTGCTGATATGCTTTTTGATTTCAGGGGCGAGCGAACAAGCGAAACCTTTTACGAATGTGTTATCGAGTCTAAGGCGAGACTAACTTACGGAATTGCGCAAGAAATAGTAGACGGAGAGTTTGACGTTGGCGCACTACAAACGCGAAGCCCCAACGGAGCGAGCGACCGAGTGGCATCAAGCGATCGCACCGGTGCGCAAACATCCGCAAACGAGCTTGAGAAAAATCTGCGAGATCAATTGAACCCTGAAGTCATAAATTGTGTTCTTCGTGCCAACGACTTAGCAAAGCTACTTCTTGCCAAAAGAATGGCAAGTGGCTCACTCGATTTAGATATCCCTGAGACAGAAATACTACTTGATGACTCAGGCACACCAATCGATATGATTCGATCTGAAAGGCTTTTCGCTCATAGATTGATCGAAGAAATGATGCTTGCCGCTAATGTCGCCGTAGCGGAATATTTTTCAAAGAAAGAAGTGCCTTCACTTTACCGAATTCATGATGAACCGGCGGCTGATAGCCTTGAAATGCTTAACAGTTTTTTGGACACCTTTGGTGCTAAGAAGAAAGTCGCAGGAGGCAGCCTGCAGAAAAAACTTACTCAAGCGTTACAGCAATTTGAGGCCACTCCTCAGCACGAAATTTTGAGCATTTTAACCTTAAGAAGCATGAAGCAAGCTCAGTATTCTTCAGATAACAGAGGGCACTTTGGCCTAGGTTTTTCTGACTATTTGCACTTCACTTCACCTATCAGAAGATATCCAGACCTGATTGTTCACCGCCTTTTAAAGCAGGCCCTTAAGGATTCCGATCAAAACTGGGACAAGGTGTCTGAGTATCTCGAAAGTGCCGGACCTTTGTTGAGTGCATCCGAGCAGAGATCTGTGAAGGCCGAACGACTTTTTAAGTCTATAAAGAAGGCACGCTACATGAGCATGCACCTCGGCGAAGAGTATGAAGGATTCATCAGCTCGGTTACTAAGTTTGGGGTATTTGTTTTATTAAGAAGCGTTGATATTGATGGGCTTGTGCGAGCCGAAGATTTAGGAAGTGAAAGTTTTGAATTTGATGAGCAAACTCTTTCCTTGGTTGGAAAACGATCCCGAAAGACTTACTCCCTCGGGGATCCGCTCAAGATTATTGTGTCAAAAGCGGATGTCGACACAGGACAGGTTGATTTTGTTTTGGCTGACTCCTCTTTTGGTGGTGGGGCAAGGCAAAGCGTTAGTCATAAAGATAAACGCGATACTGCAAACCATGCTAAGAAGCATCGATCAACAAAGAGTGATCGCGATAAGAAGGCGCGGAGCTCAGGAAACCGAAACCAGGGTGATCGCAATCAGAGCGATCGAAGCCAAAGTGATCGTGATGGCGACCAGAATGATCGCAGCCAGAGCGCCCGAAACCAGGGAAAGCGCTATCGAGAAAAGCTTAAAGATTCGAAACCTAATGATAAGCCTCTTACCGAGGCCGAACGCCGAGCTGAAATACTCCGGAAGTTAGATCAACCAAAGAAGGCGAAAAGTGGCAATATACACCGTGGGAAAACAACTAGGTCAGACGATAAGGGGAGCCGCAAGACTCCGAAAAATCGTCGCCGTGTTCGCTAG
- a CDS encoding valine--tRNA ligase has product MANSEFPTRFDPKDFEERIYKFWIDSKSFTSEDKSTKPPYCIVLPPPNVTGSLHLGHALDQSIQDVLIRWKRMSGFNTLYLPGTDHAGIATQSVVEKNLKKEGKTRKALGRVEFETEIWKWKETYADRIRSQMRRLGGSFDWSRERFTLDEGFSAAVRKVFVDLYKKQLIYRGERLVNWDVQLETAVSDLEVEHRQEKGSLWHIKYPIEGSKEFLTIATTRPETLLGDTAVCVHPDDERYQKFAGKNVILPLLNKKIPILQDSFVDKSFGSGAVKITPAHDFTDYEVGKRHDLPMINILNIEGTLNENAGPYKGLKIDAARKKIVEDLTSQGLLVKEETHQVSVPVSERSGVRVEPFLSKQWFVRIDALATGAKRVVESGTVRFVPDLWTKTYLHWMNNIQDWCISRQLWWGHRIPAWYCQGCQHVTISEKDPTQCEKCGDSNIKQDEDVLDTWFSSGLWPFGTLGWPEKTESFKTFYPTSVLVTGHDIIFFWVARMIMQGLYFIEDVPFRTVYIHGLIRDSQGKKMSKSIGNTVDPLEMIEKYGADALRFTLIASLMAGRDLKFSEQRLEGHRNFITKVWNAARFLLSALEENKDLELSTPTRGMLSNVDQWILQRLKVTCESVDRNLNEFRLSDAANTIYDFIWHDFCDWYVEMSKAAIYGNIVTEKGSALWIFCQVLERALRLLHPFAPFVTEEIYQRLPFTSGILANKTYPGIASEKDLFDLAATDVSEEIAVVKDVITAVRNIRGENRISPAIELNVVLVPQTGKVQKLLGNHSDLIKRLARVGDLAVQPSANLAKCAVATLSVQEETLQVAVPLEGLVDFNEEIKRVEKQIEKIQKEQSVIRGKLDNEKYLANAPEELVNQDKQRLVQIDEQVLKMNESLGRLRG; this is encoded by the coding sequence ATGGCTAACAGTGAATTTCCGACACGCTTTGATCCTAAAGATTTTGAAGAACGCATTTATAAATTTTGGATCGATAGCAAGTCGTTTACATCTGAGGATAAGTCAACCAAGCCACCCTACTGCATCGTTTTGCCGCCGCCTAACGTAACTGGCTCACTGCATTTGGGCCACGCACTTGATCAGTCAATTCAAGATGTACTGATTCGCTGGAAGCGAATGAGCGGATTTAACACGCTTTATTTGCCTGGCACCGACCATGCGGGCATCGCCACTCAGAGCGTTGTTGAAAAGAATCTGAAAAAAGAAGGCAAGACTCGAAAGGCGCTAGGGCGTGTCGAATTTGAAACAGAAATTTGGAAGTGGAAGGAAACCTACGCCGACAGAATTCGCAGCCAAATGAGGAGACTTGGGGGATCTTTTGACTGGAGCCGCGAAAGGTTCACGCTTGACGAGGGGTTTTCTGCGGCGGTTCGTAAAGTTTTTGTAGATCTTTATAAAAAACAACTCATCTATCGAGGTGAGCGACTTGTAAACTGGGATGTTCAGTTAGAAACAGCCGTGTCGGATTTAGAAGTCGAACATCGTCAAGAAAAGGGTTCGCTTTGGCATATCAAGTACCCCATCGAGGGAAGTAAAGAGTTTTTGACGATCGCTACAACACGGCCAGAGACGCTATTGGGCGATACGGCAGTTTGTGTCCACCCAGATGATGAGCGCTATCAGAAATTTGCAGGCAAAAACGTCATTTTGCCGCTACTTAATAAGAAAATTCCCATCTTACAGGACAGCTTTGTCGACAAGAGCTTTGGCTCTGGAGCTGTAAAAATAACTCCTGCGCACGACTTCACCGACTACGAAGTGGGCAAGCGACACGACTTACCGATGATAAATATTCTTAACATCGAAGGCACTCTTAATGAAAATGCTGGCCCCTACAAGGGTCTAAAGATCGATGCTGCCAGAAAGAAAATCGTCGAAGACTTAACCTCGCAGGGTCTTCTTGTTAAAGAAGAAACCCACCAAGTGTCAGTTCCGGTTTCTGAAAGATCGGGCGTGCGAGTCGAGCCTTTCTTGTCTAAACAGTGGTTTGTCAGGATTGACGCCCTCGCAACTGGCGCAAAGAGAGTTGTCGAGAGCGGAACAGTTCGCTTTGTTCCTGACCTTTGGACAAAAACTTATCTTCATTGGATGAACAACATTCAGGACTGGTGCATCTCGCGGCAGCTATGGTGGGGCCACCGCATTCCCGCTTGGTACTGCCAAGGCTGCCAGCATGTTACCATTTCAGAGAAAGATCCCACGCAGTGTGAAAAATGCGGCGATTCGAACATTAAACAAGATGAAGATGTCTTAGACACTTGGTTTAGCTCGGGTCTTTGGCCGTTTGGTACCCTTGGGTGGCCAGAAAAAACGGAATCGTTCAAGACTTTTTACCCAACATCTGTGCTTGTTACTGGACACGACATTATATTTTTTTGGGTCGCACGAATGATTATGCAGGGGCTCTACTTTATTGAGGATGTGCCATTTAGAACTGTGTACATACATGGCCTCATTCGGGATTCCCAAGGCAAGAAGATGTCTAAATCGATTGGCAACACGGTCGACCCACTTGAGATGATAGAAAAGTACGGAGCCGATGCACTGAGGTTCACTTTAATTGCTTCACTCATGGCAGGTAGAGACCTGAAATTTTCTGAACAACGCCTAGAAGGCCACCGAAACTTCATCACGAAAGTGTGGAATGCGGCGCGCTTTTTGCTGTCGGCTCTCGAGGAAAACAAAGACCTCGAATTATCAACTCCCACAAGAGGAATGCTTTCAAATGTGGATCAGTGGATTTTGCAGAGACTAAAGGTCACATGTGAATCCGTTGATAGAAATTTGAATGAATTTCGTTTATCCGACGCGGCAAATACAATTTATGATTTTATATGGCATGATTTCTGCGACTGGTACGTTGAGATGAGTAAAGCTGCAATATACGGTAACATAGTGACGGAAAAGGGCTCAGCACTTTGGATTTTTTGCCAGGTGCTAGAGCGTGCCTTGCGTTTATTGCACCCGTTTGCTCCTTTTGTTACAGAAGAAATCTATCAGCGACTGCCCTTTACGAGTGGCATTCTTGCAAATAAGACTTACCCGGGCATTGCGAGCGAGAAAGATCTTTTTGACCTTGCTGCTACCGATGTGAGTGAGGAAATCGCTGTCGTCAAGGATGTCATCACAGCCGTGAGGAATATCCGCGGAGAGAATCGCATTAGCCCCGCAATAGAGCTGAATGTTGTGCTTGTTCCTCAAACTGGTAAGGTTCAGAAGCTTTTAGGTAATCACTCCGATCTAATTAAAAGGTTAGCACGAGTTGGCGACCTTGCTGTGCAACCTTCAGCAAATCTTGCAAAGTGCGCTGTAGCAACTCTTTCAGTTCAAGAAGAGACATTGCAGGTAGCAGTACCACTAGAAGGCCTTGTTGATTTTAATGAAGAGATTAAGCGCGTCGAAAAGCAGATCGAAAAAATTCAAAAAGAACAGTCTGTCATTCGCGGCAAACTAGATAACGAAAAGTATTTGGCAAATGCTCCTGAGGAGCTTGTTAATCAAGATAAACAGCGTCTTGTTCAAATTGATGAGCAGGTGCTTAAAATGAATGAATCACTTGGACGTTTACGAGGATAA
- a CDS encoding acyl-CoA dehydrogenase, whose translation MKPFEGTDFFDINSHLSEDERMVRDTVRNFVSREIIPIIEKNHREGRFPKELIPQLAELGTLGATIQGYECAGLNYTSYGLIMQELERGDSGLRSFVSVQGALCMFPIYAFGTEEHKKKYLPKMAKGELIGSFGLTEPDFGSNPGGLITRAKKNGDHYILNGSKMWITNGGICDLAIVWAKNDDGKIIGLIVDRDSAGFRTNDVHNKFSLRASVTSELIFEDCKVPVSQQLNVEGLRGPFACLNNARYGISWGALGSAMACYEEALNYAKTRIQFDKPIASFQLVQAKLVYMFTEITKGQLLALHLGRLKDENKVKPEHVSMAKMNNVSKALEIARIARDILGASGITDEYQCGRHMANLESVNTYEGTEDIHRLILGNYITGIQAFR comes from the coding sequence ATGAAACCCTTTGAAGGAACCGACTTTTTTGATATCAACAGCCACCTGAGCGAAGACGAACGCATGGTTCGCGATACTGTAAGGAATTTTGTTAGCCGCGAGATCATTCCGATTATCGAAAAGAATCATAGAGAAGGCAGGTTCCCCAAAGAGTTGATCCCTCAACTTGCGGAACTCGGCACGCTCGGCGCAACAATTCAAGGCTATGAATGCGCAGGCCTAAATTACACAAGCTATGGTCTTATCATGCAGGAGCTCGAAAGAGGTGACAGCGGCCTTCGTAGCTTTGTCAGTGTGCAAGGGGCGCTTTGTATGTTCCCTATCTACGCGTTCGGAACAGAGGAGCACAAGAAAAAGTATTTACCAAAAATGGCGAAGGGCGAACTCATTGGCAGCTTTGGACTCACAGAGCCAGATTTCGGGTCAAATCCTGGTGGATTGATCACGCGAGCGAAAAAAAACGGCGATCATTATATTCTCAATGGTTCTAAAATGTGGATCACAAACGGCGGAATTTGTGACCTTGCCATTGTTTGGGCAAAAAACGATGACGGCAAGATCATAGGTTTGATTGTTGATCGCGATTCCGCCGGCTTTAGAACAAACGATGTTCACAACAAGTTTAGTCTTCGAGCTAGCGTCACTTCTGAATTGATTTTTGAAGATTGCAAGGTGCCAGTGTCTCAGCAGCTCAATGTCGAGGGATTGCGTGGGCCTTTCGCTTGCCTTAACAATGCTCGGTATGGAATATCGTGGGGCGCTCTTGGCTCAGCCATGGCTTGTTACGAAGAAGCGCTTAACTACGCAAAAACAAGAATACAGTTTGATAAACCAATAGCGTCTTTTCAGTTGGTACAAGCGAAGCTGGTTTACATGTTCACCGAGATCACGAAGGGTCAGCTGCTTGCTCTTCATTTAGGTCGTTTGAAAGACGAAAATAAAGTCAAGCCAGAGCACGTATCTATGGCAAAAATGAACAACGTTTCAAAGGCGCTAGAAATTGCGCGAATCGCCCGAGATATTCTTGGCGCTTCCGGCATTACCGACGAATATCAGTGTGGTCGCCATATGGCTAACCTTGAGAGCGTCAACACTTACGAAGGTACAGAAGACATCCATCGTTTGATTCTGGGTAACTACATCACCGGCATTCAAGCGTTTCGTTGA